The following are encoded together in the Thalassomonas haliotis genome:
- a CDS encoding ExbD/TolR family protein, producing the protein MARKRIREEEEAAIDMTPMLDIVFIMLIFFIVTTSFVKEAGIEVNKPKAANQSKQKSANIFVAVKDNGEIWLDKRRVDIERVAANIEKLLAEQPTEVVIIQADKDAKHGIVVKVMDAIKEAGIDRISIAAAKG; encoded by the coding sequence ATGGCACGTAAACGTATTCGTGAAGAAGAAGAAGCAGCAATTGATATGACGCCGATGCTCGACATCGTCTTCATCATGCTTATATTCTTTATCGTAACCACTTCTTTTGTTAAAGAAGCCGGTATTGAAGTAAACAAACCTAAAGCAGCTAACCAAAGCAAGCAAAAGTCTGCCAATATCTTCGTTGCAGTTAAAGACAACGGTGAGATCTGGTTAGACAAACGTCGTGTTGATATCGAACGTGTTGCTGCGAATATTGAAAAATTATTAGCAGAGCAACCGACCGAAGTTGTTATTATCCAGGCGGATAAAGATGCAAAACACGGTATCGTTGTTAAAGTTATGGATGCTATTAAGGAAGCGGGTATAGATCGGATTTCTATCGCTGCTGCGAAGGGGTAG
- a CDS encoding energy transducer TonB, whose product MVRFLVSILLGAAVTFGLFAFMAFLVSSGDRSKEEQQENIVVEVNTTPPKSAAEQRRRVPPPPPPPPKTPPKPQAPEPEANNNAPGLTFNMPGVQMASATGGLSAPGAGFGRDGDATPIVRIEPKYPMQAARDGKEGWVKLSFTINEIGGVEDVKVIEAQPKRIFDKEAKRALRKWKYKPKVVDGKPMRQPGLTVQLDFTMEGAGGR is encoded by the coding sequence ATGGTTCGCTTTCTAGTATCAATATTACTAGGTGCTGCGGTAACTTTTGGACTTTTTGCTTTCATGGCGTTTCTTGTTTCCAGCGGAGACAGAAGCAAAGAGGAACAGCAGGAAAATATCGTCGTAGAAGTTAATACTACGCCGCCAAAATCAGCTGCTGAGCAGCGCCGACGGGTTCCGCCGCCGCCTCCGCCGCCGCCCAAAACGCCGCCTAAGCCTCAGGCTCCAGAGCCAGAAGCTAACAACAATGCACCGGGCTTAACTTTTAATATGCCTGGCGTACAAATGGCGAGTGCTACCGGTGGTTTATCTGCCCCGGGTGCCGGTTTTGGCCGCGATGGTGATGCAACACCAATTGTACGAATCGAGCCTAAGTATCCAATGCAGGCGGCTCGTGACGGTAAAGAAGGTTGGGTAAAACTGTCTTTTACTATCAACGAAATCGGTGGTGTTGAAGATGTTAAAGTTATCGAAGCTCAACCTAAGCGTATTTTCGACAAAGAAGCAAAGCGTGCTTTGCGTAAGTGGAAATACAAACCGAAAGTTGTTGACGGTAAGCCGATGAGACAACCTGGCTTAACAGTACAGCTTGACTTCACAATGGAAGGCGCGGGAGGAAGATAA
- a CDS encoding tetratricopeptide repeat protein, which translates to MANKLVTSLVLAVAVAGAQLPFSADVLAAAAKEEKKKRPTQLMGPSVGKKVQKAFEFYTADDIDGALTVLLDIEAKKDYDKAVVARYIAVMYTTKGDSEKKAIEYLEQAVAPDILNEKDHGESLKLLGDLQMQVQDYKNALVNYQAWMDFTGENDAQVWLKIANAYYSLKQMDKIIVPADKAIAAFGDKHNQNPYILKVQSYFERKMYPEAVKVLETVLQLFPENKQWWQQLGMFYLMVEDNDKALATLNLAYKQGFLEKESEIKTLASLFALNQTSYKAAMLLEKHIGTGLITRDDKNLASLANFWHASQHIDKAAKYYGELAKLTNSAKHYRKQGMLLKQDEQFSASIKALNKALELGAKDVGRIQMAIAEGYFYLEKYKPAYAAIKKALKDPKTKKVAKGWESFIKDTAQRKNVTI; encoded by the coding sequence ATGGCCAATAAATTAGTTACTTCTTTAGTATTAGCCGTTGCCGTCGCCGGTGCTCAGCTGCCTTTTTCTGCAGATGTTTTAGCGGCTGCCGCTAAAGAGGAAAAGAAAAAGCGTCCGACGCAATTGATGGGGCCTTCGGTTGGTAAGAAAGTACAAAAAGCTTTTGAGTTCTATACTGCTGATGACATCGACGGTGCTTTGACTGTCCTTTTGGACATTGAGGCAAAAAAGGATTATGACAAAGCCGTTGTTGCACGTTATATCGCGGTTATGTACACCACAAAAGGTGACAGTGAGAAAAAAGCCATTGAATACCTTGAACAGGCAGTGGCACCGGATATCCTGAACGAAAAGGATCATGGAGAATCACTGAAGTTACTGGGTGACTTACAAATGCAAGTCCAGGATTACAAAAATGCCTTGGTTAACTATCAGGCATGGATGGACTTCACCGGTGAGAATGACGCTCAGGTGTGGCTGAAAATAGCTAATGCTTATTATTCTTTGAAGCAGATGGATAAGATTATTGTTCCGGCAGACAAAGCGATTGCGGCGTTTGGCGATAAGCATAATCAGAACCCTTATATCCTTAAGGTTCAGTCTTATTTTGAACGTAAGATGTATCCTGAAGCGGTTAAAGTGCTGGAAACTGTATTACAGTTATTCCCGGAAAATAAGCAGTGGTGGCAGCAACTTGGCATGTTTTATCTGATGGTTGAAGATAACGACAAAGCGTTAGCCACCCTTAATCTGGCCTATAAGCAAGGATTTCTTGAAAAAGAATCTGAGATCAAGACATTAGCCAGCTTATTTGCCTTGAACCAGACGTCTTATAAAGCGGCTATGTTGCTTGAGAAACATATCGGTACCGGGCTAATCACCCGTGACGATAAAAATCTGGCGAGCCTGGCTAACTTCTGGCATGCCTCTCAGCATATCGATAAAGCGGCTAAATATTATGGTGAGCTGGCTAAGCTGACCAATAGTGCCAAGCATTATCGTAAGCAAGGTATGTTGTTAAAGCAGGACGAGCAGTTCTCTGCTTCTATCAAAGCGCTTAATAAGGCTCTTGAATTAGGAGCAAAGGATGTTGGTCGTATCCAGATGGCTATAGCCGAAGGATACTTCTACCTTGAGAAGTATAAGCCGGCTTATGCTGCAATCAAGAAAGCTTTGAAAGATCCGAAAACCAAGAAAGTGGCCAAGGGCTGGGAATCTTTTATCAAAGATACCGCTCAGCGTAAAAACGTTACTATCTAG
- a CDS encoding tRNA-dihydrouridine synthase, whose product MTIQAEQLILAPMEGVVDALMRDLLTSINQFDLCITEFVRVVDSLVPKHVFYKTCPELHHNGYTRSGTPIRVQLLGQEPDWLAENAIRAIELGSHGIDLNFGCPAKAVNKSRGGAVLLKSPEQIHQIISSVKQAVGEQTQVSAKIRLGFEDTNLFKEIVSAVTSARADLLTVHARTKLQGYKPPAYWHFIGEASESYAIDIIANGEIWSQADAIECMKQAKTNKLMLGRGLLARPNLANVIKLNEQPMTWPQLCDLLHRYSDLELQGEKSFYYSSRMKQWLRYLKLNYPQAHAFFDQIKTMKCKVAITEVLNKIRDY is encoded by the coding sequence ATGACTATCCAGGCAGAGCAACTTATTTTAGCGCCAATGGAAGGTGTCGTGGATGCATTGATGCGCGACCTTCTCACTTCCATTAACCAGTTTGACTTATGCATTACTGAATTCGTCCGGGTCGTTGACTCACTGGTGCCTAAACATGTCTTTTACAAAACCTGCCCTGAACTGCACCACAACGGATATACCCGCTCAGGCACCCCCATCCGGGTACAACTCTTAGGTCAAGAGCCAGACTGGTTGGCAGAAAACGCCATACGCGCCATAGAACTGGGCTCACATGGCATAGATTTAAATTTTGGCTGTCCTGCCAAGGCGGTGAATAAAAGCAGAGGCGGAGCAGTATTACTAAAATCTCCCGAGCAAATACACCAGATCATTTCCAGTGTTAAACAGGCCGTTGGCGAGCAAACCCAGGTATCGGCTAAAATACGTTTGGGTTTTGAAGATACTAACTTATTCAAAGAAATTGTCAGCGCCGTTACCAGCGCCCGGGCCGATCTATTAACAGTACATGCCAGGACTAAACTGCAGGGTTATAAACCTCCTGCGTACTGGCATTTTATCGGCGAGGCCAGTGAGTCATATGCCATAGATATCATTGCCAACGGTGAGATCTGGAGTCAGGCAGATGCCATCGAATGCATGAAGCAGGCTAAAACCAATAAGCTGATGTTAGGCCGGGGATTATTAGCCAGGCCTAACCTGGCCAATGTTATTAAGCTTAATGAGCAGCCGATGACCTGGCCACAGTTATGCGATTTATTACACAGGTACAGCGACTTGGAATTACAGGGAGAAAAGAGTTTTTACTATTCCAGTCGCATGAAACAATGGCTCAGGTATTTAAAACTTAATTACCCTCAGGCACATGCTTTTTTTGACCAAATCAAAACCATGAAATGCAAAGTAGCGATCACTGAAGTCCTTAACAAGATACGTGACTATTAG